A single window of Desulfomicrobium macestii DNA harbors:
- a CDS encoding DUF2721 domain-containing protein, with amino-acid sequence MEITLTTPALLFSTISLILLAFTNRFLALGSRIRTLYDRYQDNHGSSLLAQIENMRLRVNLIRLMQLYGVVSLFLCVLCMFCLFAGLVTLGKFLFGLSLLALLVSLGLSTREIHISTQALNIQLESLSLSQEEGDAR; translated from the coding sequence ATGGAAATCACCCTGACCACTCCGGCCCTGCTATTTTCGACCATTTCGCTTATCCTGCTGGCCTTCACCAACCGTTTTCTGGCCTTGGGCAGCAGGATCAGAACCCTGTATGACCGCTATCAGGACAACCACGGTTCGTCCCTCTTGGCCCAGATCGAAAACATGCGCCTGCGGGTGAACCTGATCCGGCTGATGCAGCTCTACGGAGTGGTGAGCCTTTTTTTGTGCGTCCTGTGCATGTTTTGTCTTTTTGCCGGGCTTGTGACCCTGGGCAAGTTTCTTTTCGGACTGAGTCTTTTGGCCTTGTTGGTCTCCCTTGGCCTGTCCACGCGCGAGATCCACATTTCCACACAGGCCCTGAACATCCAACTGGAGAGCCTGAGCCTCTCGCAGGAGGAAGGCGATGCACGCTGA
- a CDS encoding ATP-binding cassette domain-containing protein: MALISASNISLSFSGPLLLDNISLQIHAGERICLLGRNGEGKSTLMRILSREITPDSGEVGLGKGLVTASLPQEVPSDLTGTVYDVVASGAGEAGLCLAALRHEGHDDTCIDPALLARAHRLLDEQAGWSLTRKIDTVITHLGLDPEAQFTSLSGGVKRKTLLARALAGEPDILFLDEPTNHLDVDAIRWLEDFLVKQSRTLFFVTHDRMFLRHVANRILELDRGVLVDWACDYDTFLQRKEDVLATEETLWRKFDQKLKEEEIWIRKGIKARRTRNEGRVRALQAMRAERSQRRERTGTVSMQIQEGRKTGGLVLEVTNISYAWGDEPVIRDFSANIMRGDKVGIVGPNGAGKTTLLKLLLGDLAPQSGKVRQGTHLEVAYSDQMRSLLDETKTAREIVGEGADYIDVNENRRHVIGYLKDFLFTPDRAQTPVGLLSGGERNRLLLAKLFTRPCNVLVLDEPTNDLDQETLELLEELIGDFPGTVLVVSHDREFLNNTVTSCLVFEGQGRVVEYAGGYDDWLLQRPQVAEPEPVLPKAAKPRVAKTRKLTYKENLELDALPGRIEALEADIAALQEQMNDPQFYTNDHTVVAAAAVRLEVLEAELDSLLTRWDELEELRMVCESS; the protein is encoded by the coding sequence ATGGCACTCATCAGCGCAAGCAACATATCCCTTTCATTTTCCGGTCCGCTCCTTTTGGACAACATCAGCCTGCAGATCCATGCGGGTGAACGCATCTGTCTTCTTGGCCGTAACGGCGAGGGCAAGTCTACGCTCATGCGCATCCTGTCCCGCGAAATCACCCCCGATTCGGGCGAGGTGGGGCTTGGCAAGGGGCTGGTCACGGCCTCCCTGCCGCAGGAGGTTCCCTCGGACCTCACGGGCACGGTCTATGACGTGGTCGCTTCCGGAGCCGGAGAGGCCGGGCTTTGCCTGGCGGCCTTGCGACACGAAGGGCATGACGACACCTGTATCGATCCGGCGCTGCTTGCGCGGGCACACCGCCTGCTTGACGAGCAGGCCGGCTGGAGCCTGACCCGCAAGATCGACACGGTCATCACCCATCTGGGTCTGGACCCCGAAGCGCAGTTCACCTCCCTGTCCGGCGGCGTGAAGCGCAAGACCCTTCTGGCCCGGGCCCTGGCCGGAGAGCCGGATATCCTTTTTCTCGACGAGCCGACCAACCATCTGGATGTGGATGCCATCCGCTGGCTGGAGGATTTTCTGGTCAAGCAGTCCCGAACCCTTTTTTTCGTCACCCATGACCGCATGTTCCTGCGCCACGTGGCCAATCGCATTCTGGAACTGGACCGCGGGGTGCTGGTGGACTGGGCCTGCGATTACGACACTTTTCTGCAGCGCAAGGAGGACGTGCTGGCCACGGAGGAGACCCTGTGGCGCAAGTTCGACCAGAAGCTCAAGGAAGAGGAGATCTGGATCAGAAAGGGCATCAAAGCCCGCCGTACGCGAAATGAAGGACGCGTGCGCGCCCTGCAGGCCATGCGCGCCGAGCGCAGTCAGCGCCGCGAGCGGACGGGCACGGTGTCCATGCAGATCCAGGAGGGCCGCAAGACCGGAGGTCTGGTCCTGGAGGTCACGAACATTTCCTACGCCTGGGGTGACGAGCCGGTCATTCGCGATTTTTCGGCCAACATCATGCGCGGCGACAAGGTCGGCATCGTCGGTCCCAACGGCGCGGGCAAGACCACGCTCCTGAAGCTGCTCCTAGGAGATCTTGCCCCCCAGAGCGGCAAGGTCCGGCAGGGCACGCACCTTGAGGTCGCCTATTCGGACCAGATGCGCTCCCTGCTCGACGAGACCAAGACCGCGCGCGAGATCGTCGGCGAGGGTGCGGACTACATCGACGTGAACGAAAACCGCCGCCACGTCATCGGCTACCTGAAGGATTTTCTCTTCACCCCGGACCGCGCCCAGACTCCCGTGGGGCTCCTGTCCGGCGGGGAGCGCAACCGGCTGCTCCTGGCAAAGCTCTTCACCCGGCCCTGCAACGTGCTCGTTCTGGACGAACCGACCAACGACCTGGACCAGGAGACCCTTGAGCTTCTGGAGGAGCTTATCGGCGATTTTCCGGGCACCGTGCTCGTGGTCAGCCATGACCGCGAATTTCTGAACAACACGGTCACCTCCTGCCTGGTTTTCGAAGGTCAGGGGCGGGTGGTCGAGTACGCCGGCGGCTACGACGACTGGCTTTTGCAGCGGCCGCAGGTCGCGGAGCCCGAGCCGGTCCTGCCCAAGGCTGCAAAGCCAAGGGTGGCCAAGACCCGCAAGCTGACTTACAAGGAAAATCTGGAGCTCGACGCCTTGCCCGGACGCATCGAGGCACTTGAAGCCGACATCGCGGCCCTGCAGGAACAGATGAACGATCCCCAATTTTACACCAACGATCACACTGTCGTCGCGGCCGCGGCCGTCCGGCTTGAGGTCCTGGAGGCCGAGCTGGACTCCCTCTTGACCCGCTGGGACGAGCTTGAAGAGCTGCGCATGGTGTGTGAGTCCTCATAA
- the panB gene encoding 3-methyl-2-oxobutanoate hydroxymethyltransferase: protein MKTLNDFLQMKKNGEKIVMLTAYDYPSGRLAEESGIDVVLVGDSLGMVVLGYDSTVPVTMADMIHHTRAARRGAKNTFMLTDMPYLTYQISMAQAMENAARLVQEGGCEGVKIEGGEEIAPQVRALVNAGIPVCGHIGLTPQSATSLSGYKVQGRTAEAARKLLHDALALEAAGAFMIVLECIPAQVAELISKRLSIPTIGIGGGAACDGQVLVFHDTLGLFERFVPKFVKQFETLGAKARDALGAYAAEVRAGAFPDEAHSFSMNEEQLKQIYGDGRD, encoded by the coding sequence ATGAAAACCTTGAACGATTTCCTCCAGATGAAGAAAAACGGCGAGAAGATAGTCATGCTGACGGCCTACGATTATCCCTCGGGCCGCCTGGCCGAGGAGTCCGGCATTGACGTCGTTCTGGTCGGTGATTCCCTGGGGATGGTCGTGCTCGGTTACGATTCCACCGTGCCCGTGACCATGGCCGACATGATCCACCACACCCGCGCCGCCCGGCGCGGGGCCAAGAACACTTTCATGCTCACGGACATGCCGTATCTGACCTATCAGATATCCATGGCCCAGGCCATGGAGAACGCGGCCCGTCTGGTGCAGGAAGGGGGATGCGAGGGCGTCAAGATCGAGGGTGGCGAAGAGATCGCGCCGCAGGTCCGGGCTCTGGTCAATGCCGGGATTCCCGTCTGCGGACACATCGGACTGACCCCGCAGTCGGCCACGTCCTTAAGCGGGTACAAAGTTCAGGGGCGCACCGCCGAGGCGGCCAGGAAGCTGCTGCACGACGCACTGGCCCTTGAAGCGGCCGGGGCGTTCATGATCGTGCTGGAATGCATTCCGGCGCAGGTCGCGGAGCTGATCAGCAAGCGCCTCTCCATTCCCACCATTGGCATCGGCGGCGGCGCTGCCTGTGACGGACAGGTGCTGGTCTTTCACGACACCCTGGGACTCTTTGAGCGTTTCGTGCCAAAATTCGTGAAGCAGTTCGAGACGTTGGGTGCAAAAGCCCGGGACGCTCTGGGTGCCTACGCCGCCGAAGTCCGCGCTGGCGCCTTCCCTGACGAAGCGCATTCCTTTTCCATGAACGAAGAGCAGCTCAAGCAGATTTACGGCGACGGGCGGGACTGA
- a CDS encoding MFS transporter — translation MNPDPKKNSPPPFAPALPALALLTTVFLANFLARTMFGPLLLPISEHLGRSLAASANLFVCLAGGYSVSVLCAGFVSQRLGHKGTIVASVAGIGIGLLGLAGSDSFTSFSIWITLMGIGAGLYMPSGVVTITEITPSAYWGQAFSIHELAPNLAFIAAPFISELFLGFLGYPALFRLLGVACLILAVVYARRGPRTVRPGMAPVLGNIKTIVTRPAFWIMALLFVLAVGVEMGIYNLVPAFLVMEKGTTREMANIILGCSRTASLVFLPTTGWIIRRIGYRRTLAICLLGTGLTTFLAGYGPLWWTVTMLTLQPIFVVCFFPVGFAVLALVCPKATGDLSVSLTVTCTSIIGAGLIPAVLAWSGERFSFALSFSLFGAALFAASLIAILKLRIPES, via the coding sequence ATGAACCCAGACCCGAAAAAAAATTCCCCTCCGCCATTCGCCCCGGCCCTGCCTGCCCTGGCACTGCTGACAACGGTCTTTCTCGCCAATTTTCTGGCGCGGACCATGTTCGGCCCCCTGCTGCTCCCGATCAGCGAACATCTTGGCCGCAGCCTTGCCGCCAGCGCCAACCTCTTTGTCTGTCTCGCGGGCGGATACAGCGTCTCCGTCCTCTGCGCGGGATTCGTATCCCAACGCCTCGGGCACAAGGGCACCATCGTCGCATCGGTGGCCGGCATCGGCATTGGCCTTCTGGGACTGGCGGGAAGCGACTCGTTCACCAGCTTTTCGATCTGGATCACCCTCATGGGCATTGGAGCGGGGCTGTACATGCCATCAGGCGTGGTGACCATCACCGAGATCACCCCTTCGGCCTATTGGGGCCAAGCATTCTCCATCCACGAACTGGCGCCGAACCTGGCCTTCATTGCCGCACCCTTCATCAGCGAACTGTTCCTCGGATTCCTTGGCTATCCAGCCCTTTTCCGCCTGCTCGGAGTCGCGTGCCTGATCCTGGCCGTGGTCTATGCCCGGCGCGGGCCTCGGACCGTGCGTCCGGGCATGGCGCCCGTGCTCGGCAACATAAAGACCATCGTGACCAGACCCGCTTTCTGGATCATGGCCCTGCTCTTTGTCCTGGCCGTGGGCGTGGAAATGGGCATCTACAATCTGGTGCCCGCGTTTCTGGTCATGGAAAAGGGAACCACCCGGGAAATGGCGAACATCATCCTGGGCTGTTCGCGCACCGCGTCCCTTGTCTTTCTGCCCACCACGGGATGGATCATCCGGCGCATCGGCTATCGCCGCACTCTGGCCATTTGCCTGCTGGGCACGGGCCTGACGACGTTCCTGGCCGGATACGGCCCGCTGTGGTGGACAGTGACCATGCTGACCCTGCAACCGATCTTCGTGGTCTGCTTCTTCCCGGTGGGATTTGCGGTCCTGGCCCTGGTCTGCCCCAAGGCCACCGGCGACCTGTCCGTATCCCTGACCGTCACGTGCACGTCCATCATCGGAGCCGGGCTCATCCCCGCCGTGCTGGCCTGGAGCGGGGAACGGTTCAGTTTTGCCCTGTCCTTCTCACTTTTTGGCGCGGCTCTGTTCGCCGCGAGCCTCATCGCCATCCTGAAACTGCGCATCCCCGAATCCTGA
- the panD gene encoding aspartate 1-decarboxylase — MPLRTFLQAKLHRATITGAEVDYEGSVAICPDLIRAAGFHLNERVDIYNVDNGERLSTYVILGEKGEICLNGAAAHKGSRGQKVIIASYVQLTPEEIPGHQPTVVLVGADNEITRS, encoded by the coding sequence ATGCCTTTACGTACATTTTTGCAGGCCAAACTGCACCGCGCCACCATCACCGGGGCCGAGGTCGACTACGAGGGCTCCGTGGCCATCTGTCCTGACCTCATCCGCGCCGCCGGTTTTCATTTGAACGAACGCGTCGATATCTACAATGTGGATAATGGAGAGCGCCTCTCCACCTATGTCATCCTCGGCGAGAAGGGCGAGATCTGTCTGAACGGGGCCGCCGCGCACAAGGGCAGCCGTGGCCAGAAAGTCATAATCGCCTCCTATGTGCAACTGACCCCCGAAGAGATCCCCGGCCATCAGCCCACCGTGGTCCTGGTTGGAGCTGACAACGAAATCACCAGATCCTAG
- a CDS encoding AI-2E family transporter yields MILDKTPYSFDRVVRMALAAGLLWGVITTLGYLSDVLIPFAVALLLAYILNPLVHRVQMLVKSRGLAIGLTLFFFLVAVGGLCWIVIPLMGREVAHMGRLISDLVSNSKLAEEAANRLPPDVWQALRDYFNTPEVRDFFRTDSFISMAQATLRRVLPGLMGIISGTYSVLMALVVPAVVLLYLIFLLMDFQKVRVAWKELIPPQYREGVVSFVEEFDLAMNRYFRGQTTIAGILGIFFATGFSLIGLPMGILLGFFVGLLNLVPYLQLLGLIPAVVLAAIHALETGQSFWVVMGLTGLVFVVVQIIQDAVLVPRILGKAMGLSPAVMLLSLSVWGKLLGMLGLLIALPMTCLALAYYRRLVLAPATPELIVKPAGEGGS; encoded by the coding sequence ATGATTCTCGACAAGACTCCGTATTCCTTCGACCGCGTCGTGCGCATGGCTCTGGCCGCAGGGCTGCTCTGGGGCGTCATCACCACCCTTGGATACCTTAGCGACGTGCTCATCCCCTTTGCCGTAGCCCTGCTCCTGGCCTACATTCTCAATCCGCTGGTGCACCGCGTGCAGATGCTCGTGAAGAGCAGGGGGCTGGCCATAGGTCTGACCCTGTTTTTTTTCCTTGTAGCGGTCGGCGGGCTTTGCTGGATCGTCATCCCGCTCATGGGGCGCGAGGTGGCGCACATGGGGCGGCTCATCTCCGATCTGGTCAGCAACTCCAAGCTGGCCGAGGAAGCCGCCAACCGTCTGCCGCCGGACGTGTGGCAGGCCCTGCGGGATTATTTCAACACGCCCGAGGTGCGGGACTTCTTTCGCACCGACAGCTTCATATCCATGGCCCAGGCTACCCTGCGCAGAGTCCTTCCCGGACTCATGGGGATCATCAGCGGCACCTACAGCGTGCTCATGGCGCTGGTCGTGCCGGCCGTGGTTCTCCTGTACCTCATCTTTCTGCTCATGGATTTTCAGAAGGTGCGGGTCGCCTGGAAAGAGTTGATACCGCCCCAGTACCGCGAGGGCGTCGTGTCTTTCGTCGAGGAATTCGATCTGGCCATGAATCGCTATTTTCGAGGCCAGACGACCATCGCGGGCATTCTCGGAATTTTTTTCGCCACCGGTTTTTCCCTGATTGGCCTGCCCATGGGCATCTTGCTCGGATTTTTCGTCGGGCTGCTCAATCTTGTGCCCTATCTCCAGTTGCTGGGGCTCATCCCGGCCGTCGTGTTGGCCGCCATTCACGCTCTTGAGACCGGCCAGTCCTTCTGGGTGGTCATGGGGCTGACCGGCCTTGTCTTCGTGGTCGTGCAGATCATCCAGGACGCGGTGCTCGTGCCGCGCATTCTGGGCAAGGCCATGGGCCTGTCCCCGGCCGTGATGCTCCTCTCGCTTTCGGTCTGGGGCAAGCTTCTGGGGATGCTCGGCCTTTTGATCGCCCTGCCCATGACCTGTCTGGCGCTGGCCTATTATCGCCGTCTGGTGCTGGCGCCTGCCACGCCTGAGTTGATTGTCAAACCTGCGGGGGAGGGCGGCTCATGA
- a CDS encoding YkgJ family cysteine cluster protein — MTESVFDCRMCGHCCQGQGGIVASAPERERLAEYLGMAVEEFCSRYTEPQGKKLVLRCGEDGFCVFFDPKTACTVHPAKPDVCRAWPFFRGNLVDPVSWELAQEYCPGIRPECGHAEFARLGIAYVKDNHLAKTGREDEANALRIADLVDKI; from the coding sequence ATGACCGAATCCGTATTTGACTGCCGCATGTGCGGGCACTGCTGCCAAGGCCAGGGAGGCATCGTCGCCTCGGCCCCGGAACGTGAACGCCTGGCCGAATATCTGGGCATGGCGGTCGAGGAATTTTGTTCCCGCTACACCGAGCCCCAGGGGAAAAAACTGGTCCTGCGCTGCGGCGAGGATGGCTTCTGCGTCTTTTTCGACCCCAAGACCGCCTGCACCGTACACCCGGCCAAGCCGGACGTGTGCCGCGCCTGGCCCTTCTTCCGCGGCAATCTGGTCGACCCCGTAAGCTGGGAGCTGGCCCAGGAATACTGCCCGGGCATCCGTCCCGAATGCGGCCACGCCGAATTCGCCCGTCTGGGCATCGCCTATGTAAAAGACAACCACCTGGCCAAGACGGGCCGCGAGGACGAGGCCAACGCCCTGCGCATCGCGGACCTGGTGGACAAAATCTGA
- a CDS encoding zinc metallopeptidase, with product MPYVVGLLVLVALIALPGLWARHVLERYGRDEYFSGTGIDLAGILVRDLNLDGVRVETTELGDHYDPAEKVVRLNPASTGKRSLTAVVVAAHEVGHALQDQSGDGLLRFRTGLVRFGIWAERIGAAAIMVVPLLGAALQVPLIGRLLLVSAVLVLGIPVIVHLVTLPVELDASFNRALPLLKAGRYIPPEDERAARRILTACALTYLAQALASMFNVLRWIRLFRR from the coding sequence ATGCCCTATGTTGTCGGGCTGCTGGTGCTGGTTGCGCTTATAGCCTTGCCTGGGCTGTGGGCCCGGCACGTCCTCGAACGGTATGGCCGGGATGAATACTTTTCAGGGACCGGCATTGACCTGGCCGGAATTCTGGTCCGCGACCTGAACCTCGACGGCGTGCGGGTGGAGACCACGGAGCTTGGCGATCATTACGACCCCGCCGAAAAGGTGGTGCGGCTCAACCCCGCCAGTACCGGCAAGCGTTCGCTGACCGCCGTGGTCGTGGCCGCGCACGAAGTGGGGCACGCCCTGCAGGATCAATCCGGGGACGGGCTGCTGCGTTTTCGCACGGGGCTGGTCAGGTTCGGAATCTGGGCCGAGCGCATCGGAGCCGCGGCGATCATGGTCGTCCCGCTTTTGGGCGCGGCCCTGCAAGTGCCCCTGATCGGCCGCCTGCTGCTGGTCAGCGCGGTCCTTGTGCTCGGCATCCCGGTCATCGTCCATCTGGTGACCCTGCCCGTGGAGCTGGACGCGAGCTTCAACCGCGCCCTCCCGCTACTCAAGGCCGGAAGGTACATCCCGCCCGAGGACGAGAGGGCGGCCCGTCGGATCTTGACGGCCTGCGCCCTGACCTACCTGGCGCAGGCCCTGGCCAGCATGTTCAACGTCCTGCGCTGGATCAGGCTTTTCAGGCGCTAG
- a CDS encoding SagB/ThcOx family dehydrogenase, whose protein sequence is MNMRTMRDFLKDDLRLQLDFSRSDQNRGIAPPPVQKPVRADQTLIALPDDPATAFAGRVDLARALADRKSHRAWRDEPLGPEELGFLLWAVQGVRGKRGAASVFRTVPSAGCRHALETYVLVNNCESFERGVYRYLPLEHALVLESPAGADFSARQHEAVLMQGFVAKAPVVLVWATIPYRMEWRYMAAAHRVIALYAGHVCQNLYLATQAVGCGTCAVAAFHQQALDELLGVDGEDEFALYLAPVGRI, encoded by the coding sequence ATGAACATGCGGACCATGCGCGATTTTTTGAAGGATGATTTGCGGTTGCAGCTCGATTTTTCCCGCTCGGACCAGAATCGAGGCATCGCGCCGCCTCCGGTGCAGAAGCCTGTCCGGGCGGATCAGACGCTGATTGCGCTGCCGGACGATCCGGCCACGGCCTTTGCCGGGCGCGTTGATCTGGCCCGCGCCCTGGCCGATCGCAAGAGCCACCGGGCCTGGCGCGATGAGCCGCTGGGTCCCGAAGAGCTCGGCTTTCTGCTCTGGGCCGTGCAGGGGGTGCGCGGGAAGAGGGGAGCGGCCAGCGTGTTCCGCACCGTCCCTTCGGCCGGATGCAGGCATGCCCTGGAAACATACGTGCTGGTCAACAACTGCGAATCTTTTGAGCGGGGCGTGTACCGTTACCTGCCCCTAGAGCACGCCCTGGTGCTGGAATCCCCGGCCGGGGCTGATTTCAGCGCTCGTCAGCACGAGGCCGTGCTCATGCAGGGCTTCGTGGCCAAGGCGCCCGTGGTGCTGGTCTGGGCGACAATTCCATACCGGATGGAGTGGCGCTACATGGCGGCCGCCCACCGGGTCATCGCTCTTTATGCCGGGCACGTCTGCCAGAACCTGTATCTGGCGACGCAGGCGGTGGGTTGTGGCACCTGCGCGGTGGCGGCCTTTCACCAGCAGGCCCTGGACGAGCTCCTGGGCGTGGACGGAGAAGACGAGTTCGCCCTGTACCTGGCTCCCGTGGGCAGGATCTGA
- a CDS encoding J domain-containing protein, translating into MRLSECYSLLEVSPGATLDEIKASYRKLAFKYHPDLNPGDARAAQRFSRLNEAYVLLKKNLETEPSDKRRFNAETIRQEEEARVKRGGKPSGGFSAKQEEVLRDILNDPFAKQVFEDIFSKLKRGVQPEGASSQPVTTKKLDLKWGERALSIDLGKGIVQSIKDWASGQLDDRQTVRMPARDLIPGTTLRVQIRHRFTAEPRTIDVTLPPDFVVGRPIRLKGMGRKLGPWRGDLYLRLLAV; encoded by the coding sequence ATGCGTCTGTCCGAGTGCTATTCCCTGCTGGAAGTCTCTCCCGGGGCAACCCTGGACGAGATAAAGGCCAGCTACCGCAAACTGGCCTTCAAGTACCATCCGGACTTGAATCCCGGCGATGCGCGCGCGGCCCAACGTTTCAGCCGCCTGAACGAAGCCTACGTGCTGCTCAAGAAAAATCTGGAGACCGAGCCTTCCGACAAGCGGCGCTTCAATGCCGAGACCATCCGTCAGGAAGAGGAAGCCAGGGTCAAGCGCGGCGGAAAACCCTCCGGCGGATTCTCCGCCAAGCAGGAAGAAGTGCTCCGGGACATCCTCAATGACCCCTTCGCCAAGCAGGTCTTCGAGGATATTTTCAGCAAGCTCAAACGCGGGGTCCAGCCTGAAGGAGCCAGCTCACAGCCGGTCACGACAAAAAAGCTGGACCTCAAGTGGGGGGAACGCGCCCTCAGCATCGATCTCGGCAAGGGCATTGTCCAGAGCATCAAGGATTGGGCCTCCGGCCAGCTCGACGACCGTCAGACCGTGCGCATGCCCGCCCGCGACCTCATCCCCGGCACCACCCTGCGGGTTCAGATCCGGCACCGCTTCACAGCCGAACCCCGTACCATAGACGTAACCCTGCCCCCGGACTTCGTGGTCGGGAGGCCCATCCGCCTCAAGGGCATGGGCCGGAAACTCGGCCCTTGGCGGGGCGATCTTTATCTACGATTGCTGGCTGTCTAA
- the panC gene encoding pantoate--beta-alanine ligase translates to MKRVQNPRSMQELGLEWRRQGLCVGLVPTMGYWHEGHLSLMRWAREHCDLLVASIFVNPTQFGPGEDLENYPSDIELDSALATECGVDVLFTPCRDDMYLPGHGTWVNVPELTKNLCGRSRPGHFQGVATVVCKLFNLVQPTFAAFGEKDWQQVAVIRKMTRELDIPVRVEGRPIVRESDGLAMSSRNVYLTVEERAVAPHIQKGLCLLEGMVRAGERDCGALRKAVRDYYAAWIPSGVLDYLELVDPETIETVDHVRSDFLAAVALRLGKARLIDNKRINLEK, encoded by the coding sequence ATGAAGCGTGTCCAAAACCCCCGGTCCATGCAGGAACTGGGGCTCGAGTGGCGCAGACAGGGGCTTTGCGTCGGCCTGGTGCCGACAATGGGTTATTGGCACGAGGGACATCTGAGCCTGATGCGCTGGGCCCGCGAACACTGCGACCTGCTGGTGGCCTCCATCTTCGTCAACCCGACCCAGTTCGGTCCGGGCGAGGATCTGGAGAACTACCCCTCGGACATCGAGCTTGACTCCGCCCTGGCCACCGAATGCGGAGTCGACGTGCTTTTCACGCCGTGCAGGGATGACATGTATCTTCCGGGCCACGGCACCTGGGTCAATGTCCCTGAATTGACGAAAAACCTGTGCGGGCGTTCGCGTCCCGGGCATTTTCAGGGCGTGGCCACGGTGGTCTGCAAACTTTTCAATCTCGTGCAGCCGACCTTTGCCGCCTTTGGCGAGAAGGATTGGCAGCAGGTGGCCGTGATTCGCAAAATGACGCGCGAACTGGACATTCCGGTGCGTGTCGAGGGGCGCCCCATCGTTCGCGAATCGGATGGGCTGGCCATGAGCTCGCGCAATGTTTATCTGACTGTCGAGGAAAGAGCCGTGGCCCCGCATATCCAGAAGGGACTCTGCCTGCTCGAAGGCATGGTCAGGGCCGGGGAACGGGATTGCGGCGCGCTGCGCAAGGCGGTTCGGGATTATTACGCGGCGTGGATTCCTTCCGGAGTGCTTGATTATCTTGAACTGGTCGATCCCGAGACCATAGAGACCGTGGATCACGTTCGCTCCGATTTTCTGGCCGCCGTGGCCCTGCGACTCGGCAAGGCGCGGCTCATTGACAACAAACGAATCAACCTAGAGAAATAA
- the lolA gene encoding outer membrane lipoprotein chaperone LolA, with the protein MPRFFMGLFIVLTSVWCAQAADLSDQIQKRYDTLQSFRGFFLQKLTNASSREVQERLGSITFKRPRFIRWETTSPENELLIIGQDTVWEYFPAEETVYRYSVEQVLSSKTMIRFLSGEANLKDDFIVQDLGADGDFRHLKIIPREPEPNLVEGELWVRPGQDMLEKIKLVDFFGNVNELELTGIELDVEVSDKEFTLDPPKGTEVIEGLVGE; encoded by the coding sequence GTGCCGCGCTTTTTTATGGGGCTTTTTATCGTCCTGACCAGCGTCTGGTGCGCACAGGCTGCGGATTTGAGCGATCAGATCCAAAAGCGATATGATACTTTGCAGTCTTTTCGGGGCTTTTTTCTGCAGAAACTGACCAACGCCTCCAGCCGCGAGGTGCAGGAAAGGCTGGGCAGCATCACCTTCAAACGCCCCCGCTTCATCCGTTGGGAAACGACCAGTCCCGAAAACGAGCTGCTCATCATCGGCCAAGACACGGTCTGGGAATATTTCCCTGCCGAGGAGACTGTTTACCGCTATTCGGTGGAGCAGGTCTTGAGTTCCAAGACCATGATCCGTTTTCTGTCCGGCGAGGCCAATCTGAAGGATGACTTCATCGTTCAGGATCTGGGCGCGGACGGGGATTTTCGGCATCTTAAGATCATCCCCCGGGAACCCGAGCCCAATCTGGTCGAGGGAGAACTCTGGGTCCGGCCAGGCCAGGACATGCTTGAGAAGATCAAGCTTGTGGATTTCTTCGGAAACGTGAACGAACTTGAACTGACCGGCATCGAGCTTGATGTGGAGGTGTCGGACAAGGAATTCACCCTGGATCCGCCCAAGGGCACGGAAGTGATCGAGGGCTTGGTCGGGGAGTGA
- a CDS encoding PilZ domain-containing protein, whose protein sequence is MPNIIRPNINRRQWPRHEKKYLVQIATSLQSGFSPATVFNFSRGGLCFVHHEPLDKGAGVMVRLPQDLISLARDVKARVKWCVPSSTGGYAIGIQYEEPLLWTRYE, encoded by the coding sequence ATGCCAAACATCATCCGCCCCAATATCAACCGGCGGCAGTGGCCGCGCCACGAAAAGAAATATCTGGTGCAGATAGCCACCTCCCTGCAAAGCGGGTTCAGCCCGGCCACGGTGTTCAACTTCAGTCGCGGCGGACTCTGCTTCGTCCATCACGAACCTCTGGACAAAGGGGCCGGAGTCATGGTGCGCCTGCCGCAGGATCTGATCAGCCTGGCCCGGGACGTGAAGGCCAGGGTCAAATGGTGCGTTCCGTCCAGTACCGGAGGGTACGCCATCGGAATCCAGTATGAGGAACCTCTGCTCTGGACCAGATACGAATAA